One genomic segment of uncultured Campylobacter sp. includes these proteins:
- a CDS encoding iron ABC transporter permease, protein MKKYLFLSLFLAFAVVFSLLAGRISLEGLIDYYQNDKETLYALIFDLRLPRLIAAFLIGASLSAAGVIFQAMFANPLVSPNILGVGSGAGFGAVVCILAFGSPVATQIGAFIFGFLAVMIAYALGVLANKNSKLMLVLAGIITGAIFEALISVVKYVADTQEKLPSIVYWLMGSLSAISWSDVAALAPVCVSGLVLLSLMGWKLNILSLGGEHASILGESKFLGFIFIVLATLITAASVAIAGIIGWVGLLMPHVTRLIYGPDNSQLVPISAILGGIFLMLTDVAARSVSSAEIPLSILTALIGAPMIGVIIVKKGKRWS, encoded by the coding sequence ATGAAAAAGTATCTGTTTTTATCGCTTTTTCTAGCCTTTGCGGTCGTTTTTTCGCTGCTTGCGGGTAGGATTTCACTTGAGGGGCTAATTGATTATTATCAAAACGACAAAGAGACGCTTTACGCTTTGATATTTGACCTGCGCCTACCAAGGCTGATAGCGGCGTTTTTGATAGGCGCTAGCCTTAGCGCGGCGGGCGTGATATTTCAGGCGATGTTTGCAAATCCTTTGGTAAGCCCGAATATCCTGGGCGTCGGTAGCGGAGCAGGGTTTGGCGCGGTGGTTTGCATTTTAGCCTTCGGTAGTCCCGTAGCCACGCAAATAGGCGCTTTTATTTTCGGCTTTCTAGCCGTCATGATAGCTTACGCCCTGGGCGTTTTGGCAAACAAAAACTCAAAGCTCATGCTGGTGCTTGCGGGCATCATCACGGGCGCCATCTTTGAAGCGCTGATCTCCGTCGTCAAATACGTCGCCGACACGCAAGAAAAGCTACCTAGCATCGTATATTGGCTGATGGGGAGTCTGAGCGCCATCTCTTGGAGCGACGTAGCGGCGCTCGCCCCCGTTTGCGTTAGCGGACTCGTGCTTCTTAGCCTAATGGGCTGGAAACTAAACATTTTATCCTTAGGCGGCGAACATGCAAGTATTTTGGGCGAGAGTAAATTTTTAGGCTTTATCTTTATCGTGCTTGCTACGCTGATAACGGCCGCAAGCGTAGCCATCGCCGGTATCATCGGCTGGGTCGGGCTTTTGATGCCGCATGTTACGAGGCTGATTTACGGCCCCGATAACTCGCAGCTAGTTCCGATTTCGGCGATTTTAGGCGGGATATTTTTGATGCTAACCGACGTTGCGGCTAGAAGCGTGAGCTCGGCTGAAATCCCGCTAAGTATCCTAACCG